The Streptomyces sp. RKND-216 genomic sequence GGGCGCCGCCGCCGGCCTGTCCGGTGCATGACCACCGCGCTGCCGGGCAACCAGGAGACGGTGTGGGCCGTCCTTACGGTGGGACAGCAGCCACGACCGACGTTGTTCGGGGCTGAAGGGCGCGGTGTCGAAGGTGATCGCGGTCTCGCGGACGTAGCGGTTGTAGAGGTCCGTGAGCGCTTCGAGGTCGCTCTCGTCCGCCGCCCTGACCAGGATGTCGGAGCCGTGTGTCACCGGGTTTCCCTTCTGTGTGGCGAGGCAGGGTACTGCATGATCGGAAAAATGATGCGCGTTGTGGGAATTCTGTCCTGATTCCCGTCGTTGTTTCCCTTGGATGCGGGAACTCGGCCAGGACCCGGTCCGCCCACTGATTCGCAGTCGAACACGCTAGGGAGCACGCATGGCAACCCGTGCCGTCGCCCGTCGTTCCGCCGCCACCACCGACGCCACCGACACGACCGCCAGGGTCCGCGCCGGAGGCGGCGAGGTGGCGGACCGCGACCTGGTCGGCATGTACCTCGACGAGATCGCCCGCACCCCGCTGCTGGACGCGGAGAAGGAAGTCCAGCTCTCCCTCGACATCGAGGCGGGCGTCTACGCCGGCCGCATACTCGACGGGTTCGAGGAGCCTGTGTCCCAGGACGCGCCGAGCGCGACCGCGGACCGGGCCGAGCTGGAGGCGCTCGTCGCTCAGGGCGAGCGCGCCAAGGACGTCTTCATCCGTTCCAACCTGCGTCTGGTGGTGGCCGTCGCCCGGCGGTACCCGCGCAGCGGCCTGCCCCTGCTCGACCTGATCCAGGAGGGCAACGCCGGCCTGGTGCGCGCCGTCGAGAAGTTCGACTACCAGAAGGGCTTCAAGTTCTCCACGTACGCGACGTGGTGGATCCGACAGGCCATCACCCGGTCCATCGCCGACCAGTCCCGCACCATCCGGCTGCCCGTGCACCTGGTGGAGGAGCTGGGGCGCATCCGGCGCGTGCAGCGCGAGTTCAACAAGGAGCACGGCCGTGAGGCGGAGCCCGCGGAGGTGGCCGGCGAACTCGGCTCCACCCCGGAGCGGGTCGCCGACGTGCTGGACTGGGCCCGCGACCCGGTCAGCCTCAACATGTCCGTGGACGACGACGGCGAGACCCAGTTCGGCGACCTGCTGGAGGACACCTCCGCGCACTCGCCGGAGGACTCGGTCCTCACCCTGCTGCGCCGCGAGGAGCTGGACGGCCTCATCGGTCGGCTCGACCACCGCACCGCCTCCATCATCAAGGCCCGGTACGGGATGGTCGACGGACGCGAGCGCACCCTGACCGAGGTCGGCAAGCAGCACGGACTGACCCGGGAGCGCATCCGGCAGATCGAGAAGCACGCCCTGCTGGAGCTGAAGAAGCTCGCGCACGACACGGGCTTCGACGCGGCCGCGTAACGACGCCGCCGCGGAGGCCGGGCGCCCGCCGGGGCGCCCGGAGCACGCGAGGGCGGCGCCCGCGGCGTGCAGCCGGCAATGCCGGCGGTCCGCCGGGCAACGGAGCCCGAAATTCAGCCCTGGCCGTACAGGTCCGTGTAGGAGGGGAACAACCCGCCCGGGCCGTCCACAGTCTCGGCTGCCAGCGCAGCCCGCACCACTGCCCGCGTCACCACGTCCGCCCCCGCGGACAGCACCTCGTTCAACCGGGCCTCCTCCACCTCGTGTTCGCCGGTCGCCAGGGTGAACACGGTGTCCCCGTCGTGCAGCAGGTGCACCGGACGGATCGCCCGCGCCAGGCCGTCGTGCGCCGTCCCGGCCAGCTTCTGCGACTGAGCCCGGGTCAGGCGGGCGTCCGTACCCACGACCGCGAGGGTGGTGTTCAGCGGCGGCCGCACCGAGCCGGCCCAACGCCGCTCGGACCCCTCGCGCGCCGTCTCCATACGCCTCAGCGCCTGCGCATGCAGCTCCGGCGACGGAACGGTGGCGGATCCCGTCCACAGCTCGCCGTAGAGCACCCCGGACGAAGCGTCCGTCAGGGAGCCGACGGCGTTCACCACGACCAGCGCCCCGACGGTCACACCCGACGGGAGCAGCATGCTCGCCGTGCCAGTGCCGCCCTTCATCCCACCGGCGACCGCGCCCGTCCCCGCGCCGACGTTCCCCTGCTCCGGGGCCTCCGGCCCGGCGGATCCGCCTCCGTCCGTCCGCCCCGTCCGGCTCGCGGCCGCCGCCTCGACCGCCTCCCGCCCCAGCTCCGCGTCCGGCCGGGCCCGCCAGTCGCCGCCGCGGCCCAGGTCGAAGAGACAGGCCGCCGGCACCACCGGAACCACCTGGCCCGGCTCGGGACCGATCCGGAATCCGCGGTCGTGCTTCTCCAGCCAGGACATCACCCCGGACGCGGCGTCCAGCCCGAAGGCGCTGCCACCGGTCAGCACGACCGCTTCGACACGCTGCACCAGGTTCCGCGGGTCCAGGGCGTCCGTCTCGCGGGTGCCCGGGCCGCCGCCCCGCACATCCACCGCCGCGACCGCTCCGCCCTCGGGCGCCAGCACCACGGTCGTACCGGTCAGCCGGCCACCTCCGGTCCGCCGGGCGTGGCCCACGCGCAGGCCGTTCACATCCGTCAGGGAGTCCATGACCGACCTGGATACCAGCACCGGGGCCCGGCGGCCGTGCCCCGGTGCGCGCCCGGAGTGGCGGGAGCCTCCGGAACGCCCCGTACCCTGGTGGCATGACGGACAGCGCAGCACGGCCGGACGGGCCGGACGCCCACCAGCCCCCGACGGCGCTGGTCTTCGACGACCCACTGGGCCGGACCTCCCAGGACGACGGCGACGTGGGCTGGGGCGACCGCCCCGCCTCCGGCGGCGGAGCCGCGGACCTGGCTCGATTCCTGGACGAGAAGCCGCCCCACCACCTCTGACCGGGCCCGCAGACCACCGACGGGGGAGCAGCAGCCCCGTCTCCCGGGCCGGCCCGCGCGCCGTCTCCTCCCGGGCCGGCCGCTACTTCTTGTCGGTCGCCACCCCGTCGCCAGAGGCGTCGGCGTTGCGCTGAGCGGCGACCTTGCCCGCCGCGTCGTCGGCCGAACCGTCCCGCTGCGCCACCAGCAGGTCCCGGATCTCCTTCAGCACGTCCACCTCGGTCGGGGCTGCCGGAGCCGGGGCGGGAGCCTGGGCGGCCTGACGTTCCTTGTACCGGTTCATCGGCAGGACCATCAGGAAGTACACGACCGCGGCCGTGATCAGGAAGGTCAGCGCGGCACTGACCACCCCGCCCCAGCTGATCGGGATCCCGGAGATCACGTCCCCGGTCGCCGGGTCCACCTGGCAGTCGCCTGGAGGCAGATCCGGTACTCGCTCAGGTCCTTGGAGCCGAGCGCGCCCACGACCGGGTTGATGAAGCCCTTCACCACCGAGTCGACGACCTTGGTGAAGGCCGCGCCGATGACGACGGCGACGGCCAGCTCGACCACGTTGCCCCGCATCAGGAAGGTCTTGAACCCGCCGACGACGCTTTGCTTCTCGCTCAACTGACTGCCTCTCCTCGCCCACGCTCACCGACAGGGAACGCCCGACACGGTGCCTGAGCGGCGGTGGCGCTGTCCAGCTGCGGTCACCCCTGGTCAGCACAATGTCACCGCCAGGGGTGACACGGCGGCGGCCCCGGCGAGGTCGGTCGCCGTGTCCCGGGGGACCTCCAGCACGATCAGGCCGCCGCGCTCCGGCGGGCCGCCGACGGACGGGTCTGTCGCCGGACGGCGAGGCACCGCCTTGACCAGCGCGCGCCCGGCCACGATCCGGGCGCCGGACACCTCGCCCGCCCCGTCCGCGAGACCTCCGGCGCGTACGGCCCGGGTCGCGATCACGTCGACCCGGTCACCGGGCCGCAGCAGCTCCACGGCGGCCGCGTCAGCGATGCGTACGGGCGCCGCGACCGTACGGCCGCCCGGCCCGGGCTGCGGCGCCGGGCCGCCCGGGGCGTCGCGCCGCTCCACGGCCGCGCCCGCCGGGACGTCCCCGGCACCCGCCCCGGGCGGGGACGGCTCGGTACGCGCCGCCGTCAGAGAGGCGCAGGCGGCCGCCACTGCCAGCCCGGCTGCCAGGAGGCGGCGTGGAGGGCGCAGCGCACGCCGCAGCGCCGGGCCACGTCGTCTGCGCCCCCGGCCGGCGAGGACCGGCGGGAAGTCCGCGACGCCGCCGCGTGGCGGCACCGCGGAGTCGGAGCAGCCCGGTGGCGCAATCGACGGGTACGGCCCGGCGGAGTGGGCGGGAAGCGAGGCACAGGACGAGGACATGCGACACCACCTGACGTGGTCGGCCGTGAAAGGCGGGAGAGGCGTGAAAGCCGTGAGAGCCGTACGAAGCCCGGTGCTTCGTACGGCTCTCACGTTGCACGATCACGGCGCGTCCCGCCGGCGGCTGTGGACGACGCGGAACCTGTGGACGACTCCGTCCCCCACAGGAGCGATGCGGCGCCTCACCCGCCGCACGACCCCCGCTGCACACCGTCCGGAGGCGGAGTCGCCTCGGTCGCCTCAGGGCAGCTTGATCCCCGGGTCCACCCCGTCCAGTGAGCGCCCGCACACGCAGTCCTGCTCGGCCGGCAGCAGCCCGACGGCGTCGAACAGCACCTCGCGCAGCCGCCCCACGTTCTCGCCGAAGACGCGCAGCACCTCCTCGTGGGAGACGCCCTCGCCGGTCTCGGCACCCGCGTCCAGGTCCGTGACCAGGGTCATCGAGGCGTAGCAGAGCCCGAGTTCACGGGCCAGGACGGCTTCCGGGTGACCCGTCATGCCGACCACCGACCAGCCCTGGGAGGCGTGCCAACGGGACTCGGCGCGGGTGGAGAAGCGCGGCCCTTCGACGACGCAGAGCGTGCCCCCGTCTACGGGCTCCCAGCCGCGTCCTCGCGCGGCGGACAGCGCGGCCTGACGGCCGTGCTCGCAGTAGGGGTCGGCGAATCCGCAGTGCACCACGTTCGGCTGAGAGCCGTCGGGCAGCGGTTCGCCGTCGAAGAACGACTGCACGCGGTTCTTCGTGCGGTCGACGAGCTGATCCGGGACCAGCAGCGTTCCGGGCCCGTACTCCGGGCGGAGGCCGCCCACCGCGCACGGGGCCAGTACCTGGCGCACACCCGCGGACCGCAGCGCCCAGAGGTTCGCGCGGTAGTTGATGCGGTGCGGCGGCAGGTGGTGCTTGCGGCCGTGCCGGGGCAGGAAGGCGACGCTGCGGCCGCTGATCTCCCCGAGGAACAACGAGTCGCTCGGCGGGCCGTAGGGCGTGTCGACGGTGACCTCGGTCACGTCGTCGAGGAAGGAGTAGAACCCGGACCCGCCGATGACGCCGATCTCTGCTTGTGCGGTCATGCGGCTCACCCTACGGTTCCGCCGCGCTCCCGGTCAGGCCGCGGAGGAAGGAGCAGGGGACTTCGCAGTGCTCTTGCCGGAGCCCTTGTCCTTCGAGCCGTTCTTGGCGGAGGAGTCCGCGGAACCGGACGACGTGTCCGAGGAGCCGTTCGAGGACGACGACGAGGCGGAGGACGACGAGGCCGTGCTGCCCGACGAGGAGCCGCGGCTGTCGTTCCGGTAGAAGCCCGAGCCCTTGAACACGATGCCGACCGCAGAGAACACCTTCTTCAGGCGTCCCTTGCAGCCCGGGCACTCGGTCAGCGAGTCATCGGTGAACTTCTGCACCACCTCGAGGCCATCGCCGCACTCGGTGCACTGGTACTGATACGTCGGCACGTCTTTCCTCCTGGCACTCTTCCCTGTGGAGTGCTAACGACGCTCCATCGTGCAGTATTTCCGTCCCGTAGTCCACCGCGCGCGCACCGGACATGGATCACAGAACGGCCGCGCACGGACGCCGCAGGGGCATCGGGCCACGGGCCGCGGTTCCCCGGAGGATCCCGACCCTGCGCCCGCCCGTCAGCGGTCCCCGGCCGCCGTGCTGCCGCCCGTGCCGAGCCAGCCCGCCAGCTTGCCGCCCCGGTTCACCGCGAGCAGCCGCCGCTCCGCCGCGTCCCGCACCGCGTCCGTGGTGACGACCAGCAGCTCGTCGCCGTGCCGCAGCACCGTGGACGGCAGCGGCACGAAGCTCGTGCCGCCCCGCACCACCAGGGTCACCGCCGCGCCGGGAGGCAGCCGCAGCTCCGTGACCTCCACGCCGTGCATCCGCGACGTCTCGCCCACGCTCATCGACAGCATGTGGCCGCGCAGCCGCTCCAGCGGCGCCGACTCGAGATCGACGTCCGCGGGCCCGCGAGCCTCCTCCAACCGGAGTTTCCGTGCGACCCAGGGCAGCGTCGGGCCCTGGACCAAGGTGAAGATCACGACCAGCACGAAGACGATGTTGAAGATCCGCTCGCTGCTGGGCACCCCGGCCACCATCGGGATGGTGGCCAGCACGATGGGCACCGCGCCGCGCAGCCCGGCCCAGGAGAGCAGCGCCTGGTCCTTCCAGGACCACCGGAACGGCAACAGGCCGACCACCACCGACAGCGGTCGCGCGACGAGGGTCAGCGCCAGTCCGACGGCGATCGCCGGCAGTACGTCGTCGCCCAGGTCGTGCGGCGTGACAAGCAGCCCGAGCAGCACGAACAGGCTGATCTGCGCCAGCCACGCGACGCCGTCGGCGAAGCCGCGCACGGCCGGGCGGTGCGGGAGGCTGGCGTTCCCCAGCACAAGCGCGGTGATGTAGACGGAGAGGAAGCCGCTGCCGTGCAGCGTGGCGCCGCCCGCGTAGGAGAGAACGCAGAGGGCCATGACCGCGATCGGGTAGAGGCCGGACGCCGGCAGCGCCACGCGACGCAGCCCGAACGCGCCGAGGCGGCCCACCAGCATGCCGGTGGCCGCGCCGATCGCCAGCTGCATGACGATCATCGCGATCAGCACGTACCAGCTCTGCGGCTCGTGTTCGAGAGCGGAGAGGGCGACGACGAGGATGACCACCGGTGCGTCGTTGAAGCCCGACTCGGCCTCCAGCGTGCCGGTGATCCGCTGCGGCAGCGGTACCCGGCGCAGCACGGAGAAGACGGCCGCGGCGTCGGTGGAGGACACCACGGCGCCGATGATGAGGGCGAGCCGCCACTCCAGCCCGATGAGGTAGTGCGCGGAGACGGCGACCACCCCGACGCTGACCGCGACGCCGACCGTGGCCAGCGTGGCGGCCGCGGGGACCGAGCGCCGGATGTCGCGCCACTTGGTGCCCAGTCCCCCCTCGGCAAGGATCACGACGAGAGCGGCGTAGCCGAGGGTCCGGGTGAGTTCGGCGTCCTCGAATTCGAGGCCGAGCACGTCCTGGCCCAGGAGGATGCCGATCCCGAGGTAGACCAGCAGGCTGGGCAGGCCCGTGCGTGCCGACAGCCGCACTGCGGCCATGGCGAGGAGCAGGACGGCGGCGCTGATCAGCATGATCTGGTTGAGCTGCTCGACAGTCAGGGGCCGCTCCTCCCACCCGTTCGTTTGAGTAGCTAACAATTTACCATCGCTTGACCGTCGGCCGGCTGCCCGGGGCCGGTGCCCGGACCGCCTCCCGCCGGTCGGCCCCGAACCGCACGGCACCCACTTCCGGTGTCCGCGCGCACCGCGGACACCGTGCGCCCGGGGGCACCGGCACCGTTGGTGCGACGTGCGACGTGCGACGTGCGACGTGCGACGTGCGACGTGCGACGTGCGACGTGCGACGTGCGACGTGCGACGTGCGACGTGCGACGTGCGACGTGCGACGTGCGACGTGCGACGTGCGACGTGCGAACGTCCGGCGCCCGGGGGCTCGGAGTCGGGGTCCTCTCCCATTCTCGGCTCCAGCGCCCCCACACGCGCCCGGACTTGCCCTCTGCGCTGACTCCCTTTCGGAGCCGTCACCGGCTCGGCCTATGGTTGCTCCAGCAGTCGAAGGATCACCCCTGCCCTCGAAGGACAGCGATGCCCGCCAAGAAGCCCCCACGACGCGCCCGCCTGATCGTGATCGCAGTCGTGCTGCTGCTCGTGGCAGGCATCGGTTACGGCACCTACTGGAGCGTCGGCACCGTCCGCAACTCCTTCCCGCAGACGACGGGTTCGTTGAAGATCGACGGCCTCTCCGAAAGGGTCACCGTCAAGCGCGGCGAACACGGCGTTCCGCAGGTCTACGCCGACAGCGCGCACGACCTGTTCATGGCGCAGGGCTTCGTGCACGCCCAGGACCGATTCTGGGAGATGGACGTCCGCCGCCACACCACCTCCGGCCGGCTGTCGGAGCTGTTCGGCGAGAGCCAGGTGCGTACCGACGCCTTCCTGCGCACGCTGGGCTGGCGCGAGGTCGCCGAGCGCGAGTTCGAGAAGCTGGACCCCGACACCCGGGCCTACCTCAAGGCCTACGCCGACGGGGTCAACGCCTACCTCGCGGACAACAAGGGCTCCGAACTCTCCGTCGAGCACGCCGCGCTGAACCTGGACAACGGCTACGAGCCCGAGCCGTGGGACCCGGTCGACTCGGTCGCCTGGCTCAAGGCCATGGCGTGGGACCTCCGGGCCAACATGGAGGACGAGATCGACCGGGCGCTGATGACCGCCCGGCTGTCCCGCGAGGAGATCGAGGACCTCTACCCGACCTACCCGTACGACCGCAACCGCCCCATCGTCGAGGGCGGCACGGTCGGGGAGGCCACCGGCGAGTTCCTGCCCGAAGGTGCCCCTGCCCCGGGTACCGACCCCGGCACCGCCGCGAACCCCGGCATCGCCGCGAACCCCGGCATCGCCGCGAACCCCGGCACCGACGCGGGCGCTGCCGCGAATCCGGGTGCCGCGGGCACGCAGCAGGCCGTCCAGGGCGGTCGCGGCGCGCTCGCCTCCGTGGCCGAGGCACTGGAGAAGGCCCCCTCGCTGCTCGGCCCGAGCGGCAGCGGTATCGGCTCCAACTCCTGGGTCGTATCCGGCGAGCACACCACCACCGGCAAGCCCCTGCTCGCCAACGACCCCCACCTCGCCCCGCAGCTGCCCTCCGTCTGGACCCAGATGGGCCTGCACTGCCGCAGCGTCACGAAGAAGTGCCCGTTCGACGTCTCCGGCTTCACCTTCTCCGGCATGCCGGGCGTCGTCATCGGCCACAACCAGTCCATCGCCTGGGGCCTGACCAACCTCGGCGCCGACGTCACCGACCTCTACCTCCAGAAGATCGAGGACGGGAAGTACCTGTACGACGGGAAGCAGGTCCCCTTCACCACTCGGCGCGAGGTCATCAAGGTGGCGGGCGGCGAGGCGCGAGAGATCACCGTCCGCGAGACGAACAACGGCCCGATCGTCTCCGACTTCAACACCGAGGCCACCGCCGTCGGCGAGGAGACCCCCGTCGAGGCGTCCGCCCCGGACCGCGGCGACGGCTACGCCGTGTCCCTGCGCTGGACGGCGCTCAAGCCCTCGCGCAGCATGGACGCCGTCTTCGCGCTGAACAAGGCGACGAACTTCGAGGAGTTCCGGGCCGCCGCCCGGCTGCTGACCGTCCCCGCCCAGAACCTGATCTACGCCGACACCGAGGGCAACATCGGCTACCAGGCCCCCGGCCGCATCCCGATACGTGCCGACGGCCACTCCGGCCGCTACCCCGCCCCCGGCTGGGACCCCGACTACCGCTGGACCGACTACGTGCCGCAGTCCGCGCTGCCGTGGGAGTACAACCCGGACCGCGGCTACATCGTCACCGCCAACCAGGCCGTGGTGGACCAGCGCGACTACCCGTACACGCTGACCCAGGACTGGTCGTACGG encodes the following:
- a CDS encoding RcpC/CpaB family pilus assembly protein, with protein sequence MSSSCASLPAHSAGPYPSIAPPGCSDSAVPPRGGVADFPPVLAGRGRRRRGPALRRALRPPRRLLAAGLAVAAACASLTAARTEPSPPGAGAGDVPAGAAVERRDAPGGPAPQPGPGGRTVAAPVRIADAAAVELLRPGDRVDVIATRAVRAGGLADGAGEVSGARIVAGRALVKAVPRRPATDPSVGGPPERGGLIVLEVPRDTATDLAGAAAVSPLAVTLC
- a CDS encoding FmdB family zinc ribbon protein; translation: MPTYQYQCTECGDGLEVVQKFTDDSLTECPGCKGRLKKVFSAVGIVFKGSGFYRNDSRGSSSGSTASSSSASSSSSNGSSDTSSGSADSSAKNGSKDKGSGKSTAKSPAPSSAA
- a CDS encoding S-methyl-5'-thioadenosine phosphorylase encodes the protein MTAQAEIGVIGGSGFYSFLDDVTEVTVDTPYGPPSDSLFLGEISGRSVAFLPRHGRKHHLPPHRINYRANLWALRSAGVRQVLAPCAVGGLRPEYGPGTLLVPDQLVDRTKNRVQSFFDGEPLPDGSQPNVVHCGFADPYCEHGRQAALSAARGRGWEPVDGGTLCVVEGPRFSTRAESRWHASQGWSVVGMTGHPEAVLARELGLCYASMTLVTDLDAGAETGEGVSHEEVLRVFGENVGRLREVLFDAVGLLPAEQDCVCGRSLDGVDPGIKLP
- a CDS encoding potassium/proton antiporter → MLATQTNGWEERPLTVEQLNQIMLISAAVLLLAMAAVRLSARTGLPSLLVYLGIGILLGQDVLGLEFEDAELTRTLGYAALVVILAEGGLGTKWRDIRRSVPAAATLATVGVAVSVGVVAVSAHYLIGLEWRLALIIGAVVSSTDAAAVFSVLRRVPLPQRITGTLEAESGFNDAPVVILVVALSALEHEPQSWYVLIAMIVMQLAIGAATGMLVGRLGAFGLRRVALPASGLYPIAVMALCVLSYAGGATLHGSGFLSVYITALVLGNASLPHRPAVRGFADGVAWLAQISLFVLLGLLVTPHDLGDDVLPAIAVGLALTLVARPLSVVVGLLPFRWSWKDQALLSWAGLRGAVPIVLATIPMVAGVPSSERIFNIVFVLVVIFTLVQGPTLPWVARKLRLEEARGPADVDLESAPLERLRGHMLSMSVGETSRMHGVEVTELRLPPGAAVTLVVRGGTSFVPLPSTVLRHGDELLVVTTDAVRDAAERRLLAVNRGGKLAGWLGTGGSTAAGDR
- a CDS encoding P1 family peptidase; its protein translation is MDSLTDVNGLRVGHARRTGGGRLTGTTVVLAPEGGAVAAVDVRGGGPGTRETDALDPRNLVQRVEAVVLTGGSAFGLDAASGVMSWLEKHDRGFRIGPEPGQVVPVVPAACLFDLGRGGDWRARPDAELGREAVEAAAASRTGRTDGGGSAGPEAPEQGNVGAGTGAVAGGMKGGTGTASMLLPSGVTVGALVVVNAVGSLTDASSGVLYGELWTGSATVPSPELHAQALRRMETAREGSERRWAGSVRPPLNTTLAVVGTDARLTRAQSQKLAGTAHDGLARAIRPVHLLHDGDTVFTLATGEHEVEEARLNEVLSAGADVVTRAVVRAALAAETVDGPGGLFPSYTDLYGQG
- a CDS encoding penicillin acylase family protein codes for the protein MPAKKPPRRARLIVIAVVLLLVAGIGYGTYWSVGTVRNSFPQTTGSLKIDGLSERVTVKRGEHGVPQVYADSAHDLFMAQGFVHAQDRFWEMDVRRHTTSGRLSELFGESQVRTDAFLRTLGWREVAEREFEKLDPDTRAYLKAYADGVNAYLADNKGSELSVEHAALNLDNGYEPEPWDPVDSVAWLKAMAWDLRANMEDEIDRALMTARLSREEIEDLYPTYPYDRNRPIVEGGTVGEATGEFLPEGAPAPGTDPGTAANPGIAANPGIAANPGTDAGAAANPGAAGTQQAVQGGRGALASVAEALEKAPSLLGPSGSGIGSNSWVVSGEHTTTGKPLLANDPHLAPQLPSVWTQMGLHCRSVTKKCPFDVSGFTFSGMPGVVIGHNQSIAWGLTNLGADVTDLYLQKIEDGKYLYDGKQVPFTTRREVIKVAGGEAREITVRETNNGPIVSDFNTEATAVGEETPVEASAPDRGDGYAVSLRWTALKPSRSMDAVFALNKATNFEEFRAAARLLTVPAQNLIYADTEGNIGYQAPGRIPIRADGHSGRYPAPGWDPDYRWTDYVPQSALPWEYNPDRGYIVTANQAVVDQRDYPYTLTQDWSYGVRSQRIDDLIRSKIEDGGKVSMQDMQEMQTDNSSEIAKLLVPYLLKIDVEDAYVREAQELLRGWDYTQDSDSAAAAYFNAVWRNVLMLAFGDKLPKEVRVEGDCLWVPPADESAPLEDLDGNSALVRECGKRDADSAQPDGGGRWTEVVRGLLDQPDSAWWKTRGTDRNPGATGRDELLAEALEDARWELTSELGKDIDTWSWGRLHRLMLNNQTIGTEGPGYLQWLLNRGPWDLGGGEATVNATGWNAAGGYDVSWVPSMRMVVNLDDFDESSWINLTGASGHTYHPHYVDQTDLWAEGEQLPWAYGDQAVEKGTEDKMVLMP
- a CDS encoding sigma-70 family RNA polymerase sigma factor; the protein is MATRAVARRSAATTDATDTTARVRAGGGEVADRDLVGMYLDEIARTPLLDAEKEVQLSLDIEAGVYAGRILDGFEEPVSQDAPSATADRAELEALVAQGERAKDVFIRSNLRLVVAVARRYPRSGLPLLDLIQEGNAGLVRAVEKFDYQKGFKFSTYATWWIRQAITRSIADQSRTIRLPVHLVEELGRIRRVQREFNKEHGREAEPAEVAGELGSTPERVADVLDWARDPVSLNMSVDDDGETQFGDLLEDTSAHSPEDSVLTLLRREELDGLIGRLDHRTASIIKARYGMVDGRERTLTEVGKQHGLTRERIRQIEKHALLELKKLAHDTGFDAAA